One genomic region from Syngnathus typhle isolate RoL2023-S1 ecotype Sweden linkage group LG17, RoL_Styp_1.0, whole genome shotgun sequence encodes:
- the zgc:86896 gene encoding actin-related protein 2/3 complex subunit 1A-A isoform X2, with translation MSRYSFGLEPLSCHTWNKNKTQIAVSPNNNVVNIYEKKGADWIKIHELNEHSGRITGIDWAPESNRIVTCASDRNAYVWTLKDGSWKPTLVLVRINRAATCVKWSPLENKFALGSGARLISVCYFEKENDWWLSKHIKKPIRSTILSLDWHPNNILLAAGSADFHCRIFSAYIKDIEDKPGPTAWGAKMPFGELMFENKDCGGWVHSVSFSPSGDQLAWVSHNSSISVADAARGKETTQMSIDSLPLLSILYVTPTEIVAAGHDCCPYQYTYKGPGSLGFVKKLDIPKQSSRGGISAMQHFQNLDKRATNEDRNDLGTLHQNSITQLCVVKRATNVEKYSSVGLDGAMVMWDFK, from the exons ATGTCACGCTACAGTTTTGGTTTGGAGCCACTTTCCTGCCACACCTGGAATAAAAACAAGACAC AAATTGCAGTAAGCCCCAACAACAATGTGGTGAACATTTATGAAAAGAAAGGTGCAGACTGGATCAAGATCCACGAACTTAATGAGCACAGTGGACGTATCACAG GCATTGACTGGGCCCCTGAGTCCAATCGTATCGTCACTTGCGCTTCCGACCGCAACGCCTACGTGTGGACTCTAAAAGATGGCTCGTGGAAGCCCACTCTGGTTCTCGTACGGATCAACCGTGCAGCCACCTGCGTCAAGTGGTCACCTCTGGAGAACAAGTTTGCCTTGGGCAGTGGAGCTCGACTCATCTCTGTCTGCTACTTTGAGAAGGAAAATGATTG GTGGCTGAGTAAGCACATCAAAAAGCCCATTCGCTCCACCATTCTGAGCCTGGATTGGCATCCCAATAACATTCTTCTGGCAGCTGGATCTGCAGACTTCCACTGCAG GATTTTCTCAGCCTACATAAAGGACATTGAGGATAAACCTGGACCCACCGCTTGGGGAGCCAAAATGCCTTTTGGGGAgttgatgtttgagaataagGACTGTGGAGGCTGGGTGCACAGTGTTTCCTTCTCACCGAGTGGAGACCAGTTGGCTTGGGTGTCCCACAACAGCAGCATCAGTGTGGCTGACGCTGCCCGTGGAAAAGA GACAACACAGATGAGCATTGACAGTCTTCCACTGCTGAGCATCCTATATGTCACCCCCACTGAGATTGTTGCTGCG GGGCATGACTGTTGTCCCTACCAGTACACCTATAAGGGACCAGGCTCTCTGGGATTTGTAAAGAAGCTGGACATTCCCAAGCAATCTTCCAGAGGTGGCATTTCAGCCATGCAGCACTTTCAGAACCTGGATAAGAGGGCCACCAATGAGGACAGAAACGATTTGGGCACCCTTCACCAGAACAGCATCAC GCAGTTGTGTGTTGTTAAGAGAGCAACTAATGTGGAGAAGTACAGCAGTGTGGGACTCGATGGAGCCATGGTTATGTGGGATTTTAAG TGA
- the wipi1 gene encoding WD repeat domain phosphoinositide-interacting protein 1 isoform X1, whose translation MESAVGASGPGGPDGPDGPGGRFRCASFNQDATSLALGTKTGYKLFSLTTVDKLDCIHESAEASNVYIVERLFSSSLVVVVSTTTPQRMNIYHFKKGTEICNYSYPNNILAVKLNRHRLVVCLEESIYIHNIKDMKLLKTLLNIPSNPSGLCALSTNHSNSYLAYPGSTTMGEIIVYDAKNMSTVTMVPAHDSPLAALCFNASATKLASASERGTVIRVFSIPEGFRLFEFRRGMKRYVNISSLSFSPDAQFLCASSNTETVHIFKLEQEGPSGEETDTWSAYVGKMFTAASSYLPAQVSGMMSQDRAFATVHLVTSGQNICALATIQKHPRLLVATADGQLFIYNVNPQDGGECMLAYNHRLLGVDDLMPAQVCPSYAATVALPASSPITATLTGYSEDGGAKNGEVIPEHEFADGPVCLDDENEFPPISWCRDGTRVGRGRRS comes from the exons ATGGAGTCAGCAGTGGGTGCCAGTGGGCCTGGTGGACCGGACGGACCGGACGGACCGGGAGGCCGGTTCAGATGCGCCTCGTTCAACCAAGACGCTAC GTCATTGGCTTTGGGAACAAAGACTGGGTACAAGCTGTTTTCTTTGACCACAGTGGATAAACTGGATTGCATTCATGAGAGTG CAGAGGCTTCCAACGTTTACATCGTGGAACGTCTCTTCTCTAGCAGTCTGGTCGTTGTCGTAAGCACCACCACACCACAGCGTATGAACATCTACCACTTCAAGAAGGGTACAGAGATTTGTAACTACAGCTACCCCAACAATATACTGGCTGTCAAGCTCAACAGACAT AGGCTTGTTGTATGCCTGGAGGAATCCATTTATATCCACAACATCAAAGACATGAAGCTCCTCAAGACTCTGCTCAACATTCCGTCCAACCCTTCAG gccTTTGTGCTCTATCCACCAATCATTCCAACTCCTACCTGGCATACCCTGGCAGCACTACAATGGGAGAGATAATAGTTTATGATGCCAAAAATATG AGCACAGTGACGATGGTCCCGGCACACGACAGTCCTCTGGCAGCTCTTTGTTTCAATGCCTCAGCCACCAAACTTGCCAGCGCCTCAGAGCGG GGCACTGTAATCCGAGTGTTTTCCATTCCTGAGGGCTTCCGTCTATTTGAATTCCGTCGTGGCATGAAGAG gtaCGTCAACATAAGCTCTTTGTCCTTCAGTCCTGATGCCCAGTTCCTCTGTGCTTCCAGCAACACCGAAACAGTACATATCTTTAAACTGGAGCAAGAGGGACCAAg TGGAGAAGAGACAGACACTTGGTCAGCTTATGTGGGGAAGATGTTCACAGCAGCAAGCAGCTACCTACCTGCTCAGGTGTCTGGCATGATGAGCCAGGACCGCGCCTTTGCCACAGTTCATCTCGTCACGTCGGGCCAGAATATCTGTGCTCTGGCCAC GATCCAGAAGCATCCACGTTTGCTGGTGGCTACAGCTGATGGCCAGCTTTTCATCTACAATGTGAATCCACAGGATGGAGGCGAATGCATGTTGGCATACAATCACAG GCTTTTGGGTGTTGACGACCTGATGCCAGCACAAGTGTGTCCCTCATATGCTGCAACTGTTGCCTTACCAGCATCTAGTCCCATCACAGCAACTCTTACTG GTTACTCTGAAGATGGTGGGGCAAAGAACGGGGAAGTCATCCCAGAACACGAGTTTGCTGATGGACCCGTGTGTCTGGATGATGAGAACGAGTTTCCTCCT ATTAGTTGGTGTCGTGATGGGACCAGAGTTGGCCGGGGGAGGCGCTCGTGA
- the wipi1 gene encoding WD repeat domain phosphoinositide-interacting protein 1 isoform X2, translating into MESAVGASGPGGPDGPDGPGGRFRCASFNQDATSLALGTKTGYKLFSLTTVDKLDCIHESEASNVYIVERLFSSSLVVVVSTTTPQRMNIYHFKKGTEICNYSYPNNILAVKLNRHRLVVCLEESIYIHNIKDMKLLKTLLNIPSNPSGLCALSTNHSNSYLAYPGSTTMGEIIVYDAKNMSTVTMVPAHDSPLAALCFNASATKLASASERGTVIRVFSIPEGFRLFEFRRGMKRYVNISSLSFSPDAQFLCASSNTETVHIFKLEQEGPSGEETDTWSAYVGKMFTAASSYLPAQVSGMMSQDRAFATVHLVTSGQNICALATIQKHPRLLVATADGQLFIYNVNPQDGGECMLAYNHRLLGVDDLMPAQVCPSYAATVALPASSPITATLTGYSEDGGAKNGEVIPEHEFADGPVCLDDENEFPPISWCRDGTRVGRGRRS; encoded by the exons ATGGAGTCAGCAGTGGGTGCCAGTGGGCCTGGTGGACCGGACGGACCGGACGGACCGGGAGGCCGGTTCAGATGCGCCTCGTTCAACCAAGACGCTAC GTCATTGGCTTTGGGAACAAAGACTGGGTACAAGCTGTTTTCTTTGACCACAGTGGATAAACTGGATTGCATTCATGAGAGTG AGGCTTCCAACGTTTACATCGTGGAACGTCTCTTCTCTAGCAGTCTGGTCGTTGTCGTAAGCACCACCACACCACAGCGTATGAACATCTACCACTTCAAGAAGGGTACAGAGATTTGTAACTACAGCTACCCCAACAATATACTGGCTGTCAAGCTCAACAGACAT AGGCTTGTTGTATGCCTGGAGGAATCCATTTATATCCACAACATCAAAGACATGAAGCTCCTCAAGACTCTGCTCAACATTCCGTCCAACCCTTCAG gccTTTGTGCTCTATCCACCAATCATTCCAACTCCTACCTGGCATACCCTGGCAGCACTACAATGGGAGAGATAATAGTTTATGATGCCAAAAATATG AGCACAGTGACGATGGTCCCGGCACACGACAGTCCTCTGGCAGCTCTTTGTTTCAATGCCTCAGCCACCAAACTTGCCAGCGCCTCAGAGCGG GGCACTGTAATCCGAGTGTTTTCCATTCCTGAGGGCTTCCGTCTATTTGAATTCCGTCGTGGCATGAAGAG gtaCGTCAACATAAGCTCTTTGTCCTTCAGTCCTGATGCCCAGTTCCTCTGTGCTTCCAGCAACACCGAAACAGTACATATCTTTAAACTGGAGCAAGAGGGACCAAg TGGAGAAGAGACAGACACTTGGTCAGCTTATGTGGGGAAGATGTTCACAGCAGCAAGCAGCTACCTACCTGCTCAGGTGTCTGGCATGATGAGCCAGGACCGCGCCTTTGCCACAGTTCATCTCGTCACGTCGGGCCAGAATATCTGTGCTCTGGCCAC GATCCAGAAGCATCCACGTTTGCTGGTGGCTACAGCTGATGGCCAGCTTTTCATCTACAATGTGAATCCACAGGATGGAGGCGAATGCATGTTGGCATACAATCACAG GCTTTTGGGTGTTGACGACCTGATGCCAGCACAAGTGTGTCCCTCATATGCTGCAACTGTTGCCTTACCAGCATCTAGTCCCATCACAGCAACTCTTACTG GTTACTCTGAAGATGGTGGGGCAAAGAACGGGGAAGTCATCCCAGAACACGAGTTTGCTGATGGACCCGTGTGTCTGGATGATGAGAACGAGTTTCCTCCT ATTAGTTGGTGTCGTGATGGGACCAGAGTTGGCCGGGGGAGGCGCTCGTGA
- the prkar1aa gene encoding protein kinase, cAMP-dependent, regulatory, type I, alpha (tissue specific extinguisher 1) a, which translates to MASCSTNNEDERKLRECEIYVQKHNIQQVLKDCIVQLCTARPERPMAFLRDLFARLEKEEVQQMVLQQKSMDSREDEVSPPMNPLLRGRSRRGAISAEVYTEEDAASYVRKVIPKDYKTTAALGKAMEKNILFAHLDSNERSDIFDAMFSVNYIGGETVIIQGDEGDNFYVIDQGEMDVYVNNEWVTSISEGGSFGELALIYGTPRAASVRARSDVKLWGIDRDSYRRILMGSTLRKRKMYEEFLSKVSILESLEKWERLTVADALETVQFEDDQKIVVQGEPGDEFFIILEGTAAVLQRRSEDQEFVEVGRLGPSDYFGEIALLMNRPRAATVVACGPLKCVKLDRPRFERVLGPCSDILKRNIQQYNSFVSLSV; encoded by the exons ATGGCTTCATGTAGTACAAACAATGAGGATGAGCGCAAGCTACGAGAATGCGAGATCTATGTTCAAAAGCACAACATTCAGCAGGTGCTCAAAGACTGCATTGTCCAGCTGTGCACAGCCCGGCCCGAACGACCCATGGCATTCCTCCGGGACCTCTTTGCAAGACTGGAGAAG GAAGAGGTCCAGCAGATGGTGTTACAGCAGAAGTCCATGGACTCACGTGAAGATGAGGTTTCGCCACCTATGAATCCTTTGTTGAGGGGAAGGAGCAGGAGAGGAGCCATCAGTGCTGAGGTGTACACGGAGGAAGATGCCGCTTCCTATGTCAGGAAG gTCATTCCAAAAGACTACAAGACAACGGCAGCTCTGGGCAAAGCCATGGAGAAGAACATCCTCTTTGCCCACTTAGACAGCAATGAGAGAAG TGATATTTTTGATGCCATGTTTTCTGTCAACTACATTGGTGGAGAAACAGTCATCATTCAAG GTGACGAGGGAGATAACTTCTATGTTATCGACCAGGGAGAAATGGAC GTGTATGTGAACAATGAGTGGGTGACCAGCATTAGCGAGGGTGGCAGTTTTGGGGAGCTCGCTCTGATCTACGGGACACCTCGAGCAGCTTCTGTTCGTGCAAGGTCCGATGTCAAGCTATGGGGGATTGACAGAGACAGTTACAGGAGAATACTCATG GGAAGCACTTTAAGAAAGCGTAAGATGTATGAGGAGTTCCTGAGCAAAGTTTCAATTTTAG AGTCTTTGGAAAAATGGGAGCGTCTGACTGTGGCCGACGCCTTGGAGACAGTGCAATTTGAAGATGACCAAAAAATTGTTGTGCAAGGAGAGCCTGGTGATGAGTTTTTCATCATCTTGGAG GGGACAGCAGCAGTGCTGCAGAGGCGGTCCGAGGATCAGGAGTTTGTGGAAGTTGGCAGACTTGGACCATCAGATTACTTTG gCGAGATTGCCCTACTGATGAACCGGCCTCGTGCCGCAACTGTTGTTGCATGCGGACCCCTCAAGTGTGTCAAATTGGATCGGCCACGCTTTGAGAGAGTCCTTGGCCCCTGCTCCGACATCTTAAAGAGAAACATCCAGCAGTACAACAGCTTTGTTTCCCTCTCTGTTTGa
- the wipi1 gene encoding WD repeat domain phosphoinositide-interacting protein 1 isoform X3 yields MESAVGASGPGGPDGPDGPGGRFRCASFNQDATSLALGTKTGYKLFSLTTVDKLDCIHESAEASNVYIVERLFSSSLVVVVSTTTPQRMNIYHFKKGTEICNYSYPNNILAVKLNRHRLVVCLEESIYIHNIKDMKLLKTLLNIPSNPSGLCALSTNHSNSYLAYPGSTTMGEIIVYDAKNMSTVTMVPAHDSPLAALCFNASATKLASASERGTVIRVFSIPEGFRLFEFRRGMKRYVNISSLSFSPDAQFLCASSNTETVHIFKLEQEGPSGEETDTWSAYVGKMFTAASSYLPAQVSGMMSQDRAFATVHLVTSGQNICALATIQKHPRLLVATADGQLFIYNVNPQDGGECMLAYNHRLLGVDDLMPAQVCPSYAATVALPASSPITATLTGYSEDGGAKNGEVIPEHEFADGPVCLDDENEFPPVSIQKC; encoded by the exons ATGGAGTCAGCAGTGGGTGCCAGTGGGCCTGGTGGACCGGACGGACCGGACGGACCGGGAGGCCGGTTCAGATGCGCCTCGTTCAACCAAGACGCTAC GTCATTGGCTTTGGGAACAAAGACTGGGTACAAGCTGTTTTCTTTGACCACAGTGGATAAACTGGATTGCATTCATGAGAGTG CAGAGGCTTCCAACGTTTACATCGTGGAACGTCTCTTCTCTAGCAGTCTGGTCGTTGTCGTAAGCACCACCACACCACAGCGTATGAACATCTACCACTTCAAGAAGGGTACAGAGATTTGTAACTACAGCTACCCCAACAATATACTGGCTGTCAAGCTCAACAGACAT AGGCTTGTTGTATGCCTGGAGGAATCCATTTATATCCACAACATCAAAGACATGAAGCTCCTCAAGACTCTGCTCAACATTCCGTCCAACCCTTCAG gccTTTGTGCTCTATCCACCAATCATTCCAACTCCTACCTGGCATACCCTGGCAGCACTACAATGGGAGAGATAATAGTTTATGATGCCAAAAATATG AGCACAGTGACGATGGTCCCGGCACACGACAGTCCTCTGGCAGCTCTTTGTTTCAATGCCTCAGCCACCAAACTTGCCAGCGCCTCAGAGCGG GGCACTGTAATCCGAGTGTTTTCCATTCCTGAGGGCTTCCGTCTATTTGAATTCCGTCGTGGCATGAAGAG gtaCGTCAACATAAGCTCTTTGTCCTTCAGTCCTGATGCCCAGTTCCTCTGTGCTTCCAGCAACACCGAAACAGTACATATCTTTAAACTGGAGCAAGAGGGACCAAg TGGAGAAGAGACAGACACTTGGTCAGCTTATGTGGGGAAGATGTTCACAGCAGCAAGCAGCTACCTACCTGCTCAGGTGTCTGGCATGATGAGCCAGGACCGCGCCTTTGCCACAGTTCATCTCGTCACGTCGGGCCAGAATATCTGTGCTCTGGCCAC GATCCAGAAGCATCCACGTTTGCTGGTGGCTACAGCTGATGGCCAGCTTTTCATCTACAATGTGAATCCACAGGATGGAGGCGAATGCATGTTGGCATACAATCACAG GCTTTTGGGTGTTGACGACCTGATGCCAGCACAAGTGTGTCCCTCATATGCTGCAACTGTTGCCTTACCAGCATCTAGTCCCATCACAGCAACTCTTACTG GTTACTCTGAAGATGGTGGGGCAAAGAACGGGGAAGTCATCCCAGAACACGAGTTTGCTGATGGACCCGTGTGTCTGGATGATGAGAACGAGTTTCCTCCTGTGAGCATCCAGAAGTGCTAA
- the wipi1 gene encoding WD repeat domain phosphoinositide-interacting protein 1 isoform X4 gives MESAVGASGPGGPDGPDGPGGRFRCASFNQDATSLALGTKTGYKLFSLTTVDKLDCIHESAEASNVYIVERLFSSSLVVVVSTTTPQRMNIYHFKKGTEICNYSYPNNILAVKLNRHRLVVCLEESIYIHNIKDMKLLKTLLNIPSNPSGLCALSTNHSNSYLAYPGSTTMGEIIVYDAKNMSTVTMVPAHDSPLAALCFNASATKLASASERGTVIRVFSIPEGFRLFEFRRGMKRYVNISSLSFSPDAQFLCASSNTETVHIFKLEQEGPSGEETDTWSAYVGKMFTAASSYLPAQVSGMMSQDRAFATVHLVTSGQNICALATIQKHPRLLVATADGQLFIYNVNPQDGGECMLAYNHRLLGVDDLMPAQVCPSYAATVALPASSPITATLTGYSEDGGAKNGEVIPEHEFADGPVCLDDENEFPPLVS, from the exons ATGGAGTCAGCAGTGGGTGCCAGTGGGCCTGGTGGACCGGACGGACCGGACGGACCGGGAGGCCGGTTCAGATGCGCCTCGTTCAACCAAGACGCTAC GTCATTGGCTTTGGGAACAAAGACTGGGTACAAGCTGTTTTCTTTGACCACAGTGGATAAACTGGATTGCATTCATGAGAGTG CAGAGGCTTCCAACGTTTACATCGTGGAACGTCTCTTCTCTAGCAGTCTGGTCGTTGTCGTAAGCACCACCACACCACAGCGTATGAACATCTACCACTTCAAGAAGGGTACAGAGATTTGTAACTACAGCTACCCCAACAATATACTGGCTGTCAAGCTCAACAGACAT AGGCTTGTTGTATGCCTGGAGGAATCCATTTATATCCACAACATCAAAGACATGAAGCTCCTCAAGACTCTGCTCAACATTCCGTCCAACCCTTCAG gccTTTGTGCTCTATCCACCAATCATTCCAACTCCTACCTGGCATACCCTGGCAGCACTACAATGGGAGAGATAATAGTTTATGATGCCAAAAATATG AGCACAGTGACGATGGTCCCGGCACACGACAGTCCTCTGGCAGCTCTTTGTTTCAATGCCTCAGCCACCAAACTTGCCAGCGCCTCAGAGCGG GGCACTGTAATCCGAGTGTTTTCCATTCCTGAGGGCTTCCGTCTATTTGAATTCCGTCGTGGCATGAAGAG gtaCGTCAACATAAGCTCTTTGTCCTTCAGTCCTGATGCCCAGTTCCTCTGTGCTTCCAGCAACACCGAAACAGTACATATCTTTAAACTGGAGCAAGAGGGACCAAg TGGAGAAGAGACAGACACTTGGTCAGCTTATGTGGGGAAGATGTTCACAGCAGCAAGCAGCTACCTACCTGCTCAGGTGTCTGGCATGATGAGCCAGGACCGCGCCTTTGCCACAGTTCATCTCGTCACGTCGGGCCAGAATATCTGTGCTCTGGCCAC GATCCAGAAGCATCCACGTTTGCTGGTGGCTACAGCTGATGGCCAGCTTTTCATCTACAATGTGAATCCACAGGATGGAGGCGAATGCATGTTGGCATACAATCACAG GCTTTTGGGTGTTGACGACCTGATGCCAGCACAAGTGTGTCCCTCATATGCTGCAACTGTTGCCTTACCAGCATCTAGTCCCATCACAGCAACTCTTACTG GTTACTCTGAAGATGGTGGGGCAAAGAACGGGGAAGTCATCCCAGAACACGAGTTTGCTGATGGACCCGTGTGTCTGGATGATGAGAACGAGTTTCCTCCT TTGGTGTCGTGA
- the zgc:86896 gene encoding actin-related protein 2/3 complex subunit 1A-A isoform X1, giving the protein MSRYSFGLEPLSCHTWNKNKTQIAVSPNNNVVNIYEKKGADWIKIHELNEHSGRITGIDWAPESNRIVTCASDRNAYVWTLKDGSWKPTLVLVRINRAATCVKWSPLENKFALGSGARLISVCYFEKENDWWLSKHIKKPIRSTILSLDWHPNNILLAAGSADFHCRIFSAYIKDIEDKPGPTAWGAKMPFGELMFENKDCGGWVHSVSFSPSGDQLAWVSHNSSISVADAARGKETTQMSIDSLPLLSILYVTPTEIVAAGHDCCPYQYTYKGPGSLGFVKKLDIPKQSSRGGISAMQHFQNLDKRATNEDRNDLGTLHQNSITQLCVVKRATNVEKYSSVGLDGAMVMWDFKQ; this is encoded by the exons ATGTCACGCTACAGTTTTGGTTTGGAGCCACTTTCCTGCCACACCTGGAATAAAAACAAGACAC AAATTGCAGTAAGCCCCAACAACAATGTGGTGAACATTTATGAAAAGAAAGGTGCAGACTGGATCAAGATCCACGAACTTAATGAGCACAGTGGACGTATCACAG GCATTGACTGGGCCCCTGAGTCCAATCGTATCGTCACTTGCGCTTCCGACCGCAACGCCTACGTGTGGACTCTAAAAGATGGCTCGTGGAAGCCCACTCTGGTTCTCGTACGGATCAACCGTGCAGCCACCTGCGTCAAGTGGTCACCTCTGGAGAACAAGTTTGCCTTGGGCAGTGGAGCTCGACTCATCTCTGTCTGCTACTTTGAGAAGGAAAATGATTG GTGGCTGAGTAAGCACATCAAAAAGCCCATTCGCTCCACCATTCTGAGCCTGGATTGGCATCCCAATAACATTCTTCTGGCAGCTGGATCTGCAGACTTCCACTGCAG GATTTTCTCAGCCTACATAAAGGACATTGAGGATAAACCTGGACCCACCGCTTGGGGAGCCAAAATGCCTTTTGGGGAgttgatgtttgagaataagGACTGTGGAGGCTGGGTGCACAGTGTTTCCTTCTCACCGAGTGGAGACCAGTTGGCTTGGGTGTCCCACAACAGCAGCATCAGTGTGGCTGACGCTGCCCGTGGAAAAGA GACAACACAGATGAGCATTGACAGTCTTCCACTGCTGAGCATCCTATATGTCACCCCCACTGAGATTGTTGCTGCG GGGCATGACTGTTGTCCCTACCAGTACACCTATAAGGGACCAGGCTCTCTGGGATTTGTAAAGAAGCTGGACATTCCCAAGCAATCTTCCAGAGGTGGCATTTCAGCCATGCAGCACTTTCAGAACCTGGATAAGAGGGCCACCAATGAGGACAGAAACGATTTGGGCACCCTTCACCAGAACAGCATCAC GCAGTTGTGTGTTGTTAAGAGAGCAACTAATGTGGAGAAGTACAGCAGTGTGGGACTCGATGGAGCCATGGTTATGTGGGATTTTAAG CAGTGA